In a genomic window of Gloeothece verrucosa PCC 7822:
- a CDS encoding POTRA domain-containing protein, translating into MVLLVLIPKDVLAQQSERNSLSVPKRQEEVPPSNFPLFVLKEVDLQNSSVFTSKEVNEMAKDYLGQAVDLSDLLKIQEKNSLISKLTLP; encoded by the coding sequence ATGGTACTGCTGGTACTTATCCCAAAAGATGTATTAGCTCAACAATCGGAGCGCAATAGTTTATCTGTACCTAAAAGACAAGAAGAAGTGCCCCCTTCAAATTTTCCACTTTTTGTACTTAAAGAAGTAGATTTGCAGAATTCTTCGGTATTTACCTCAAAAGAAGTTAATGAAATGGCTAAAGACTATTTGGGACAAGCTGTAGATCTCAGCGATCTTTTAAAAATACAAGAGAAGAACTCGCTTATCAGCAAGCTAACTCTTCCTTAA